In one window of Drosophila ananassae strain 14024-0371.13 chromosome XR, ASM1763931v2, whole genome shotgun sequence DNA:
- the LOC6501822 gene encoding zinc finger SWIM domain-containing protein 8 homolog isoform X3, whose amino-acid sequence MDRFSFDDSIRFEEDSLCSWSSEPESLCNNWRGWKKPSNAAGSGAGSASGGGGPGGLGGANGLGIGGAGGGPPYGSTGGSGVPGSGPNGSCTPGGVGGANGSSSAMSSVSACGRYCEVSTLAELAARCVASYIPFELVEHVYPPVPEQLQLRIAFWSFPDNEEDIRLYSCLANSSADEFNRGDQLFRMRAVKDPLQIGFHLSASVVNQTPRVYFNVAVTFDRRRISSCNCTCTSSAYWCSHVVAVCLHRIHCPQEVCLRAPVSESLTRLQRDQLQKFAQYLISELPQQILPTAQRLLDELLSAQPTAINTVCGAPDPTAGASINDQTSWYLDEKTLHNNIKRILIKFCLPAPIVFSDVNYLTNSAPPAAAEWSSLLRPLRGREPEGMWNLLSIVREMYRRCDRNAVRLLEIITEECMSCDQILTWWFQTKLTLMMGSHGHSGGKHSNTHSNSTALQHACSSLCDEIVALWRLAALNPGLAPDERDMLHAQFTAWHLKILDRVVKSRMMPPSYTNKHQQNSRSETELFIGFKPAIEACYLDWEDYPIPGVTHTHDTNPIYYSPFTCFKHTDLNNPGQLNATQALMKNNKHYNYFSSSSDHGLLAGAFNQRMERPFLVSRYLLGGGDMDPMGPLPAGANGGAASMGRQFSVAVLGAGGQQMGGSGVAVGGGGGGAASGDMNPSQKQQQQKGPGGSSVGHSKGVGAGVAAPGDGNRSSASSEGFCENDDFGGDTSSSHNYCLPGQPNVPGQKSALTESDSQSSFDAVSQQSKDDPPVGGQEQAGCSTSDTSSASSASLSASTASGSSNSSTSSMLMAGQEAVGGVSGGQQAPRRLSKDESFSSSSDEFNQAASGVGRSGPGGAGAGAGVGGVGAEAGGASSPSGPAEGGSGSTAGGDLTPVPSTSAAARAALAASSGATTAPTPHAAEGLAGLGAVVDQPSTSSVAAQRAAAHQNAVASNKPHVFSNVRPTEDAWDILLARAEGLHAHGHGREACILAVRLAEQMLANPPNLLLELPPAPKRKGKKQNVNPISHQLTVVASATLSKCAFLCTVLSENSEHYHIGFRICLFALEMPRPPASTKPLEVKLANQEADILALLKRLPLGSAELQVIRERAEQLRSGTFKTRGEALLPINLATFIFDALVTFSSAGGSSNVNLGAGGSGAASSGAGKSGLVASGARLLMYKQHNDENLGFDAAVAALGLKANVSEAEHPLLCEGTRRQRGDLALTLLYHYKDEPRKIAKIMEKLLDRDIHTLLKAPLLPAYYSSNPPVRTPSNQPMRREDHEYGGGGCASSGCNPMANLCELLPTDYGSVGGNSRPHSSTSAELELSMCALSMASSQSGMVPTAGTAGGGTTTASSASTSGNSSGTAGGNGSNGGGGAGGGAGGNGGGGNGGAGGTGGGSTSSSRSKESRYKGKRAYPSIPNQPSEASAHFMFELAKNVLTKAGGNSSTSLFTQASTNQNHHGPHRALHMCAFQLGLYALGLHNCVSPNWLSRTYSSHVSWILGQAMEIGAPAISFLIDTWEAHLTPPEAAGMADRASRGWDNNMVYPAAELALSVLPHAAALNPNEIQRAILQCKEQSDLMLERACLTVETAAKGGGVYPEVLFQVARYWYELHMRNTPNNSDHEPHDDGLDHSAVSLSALIESQQQHELQQQVVQQQQQQQQQQQQQQQVVQQQQQQQQQVVQQQQQMGLGNPVGVPGGGGVGGGPPVAVPPSVGNPQAQFQLAPIGLAPYPPYSFCQGLYAHHAHNLSYPPGQMQMYISAGPPPPSQAYAGYQQAPPPQQQPPNPQQQQQVQQVQQQQQQQVQVQVQQQQQQVVQQQVPMAGQAPPGHPGQPPAGFQPQPPPPGPFQALPPQAYQALQAGPPGPPMGPPGYYGPPPPPPPNGPPVGVGVGVGVGVMPMRQHHNQHQHPVYSFMQQAPPPPPQQQQQAPPSQPPVRQRQPHQFTQTQLRYLLAAYNVGMLAMETLARRVHDDRPQAKYARNPPYGEDVKWLLRISKKLGTQYLHQFCICAVNSIVSPFVLHDVAIESAHYLGRNNHQLVMQHLRSALTPLVQKCQQMYIQCIHQKLYHLTQGDYEEFASIVVAARAAFQITPEGSAQFKDWLQSIKRSKSCKKELWTQINAALQSNSK is encoded by the exons ATGGATCGCTTCAGCTTCGATGACTCCATACGCTTCGAGGAGGACTCACTGTGCAGCTGGAGTTCCGAGCCGGAATCGCTGTGCAACAACTGGCGCGGCTGGAAGAAGCCCAGCAACGCTGCGGGCAGCGGGGCAGGCAGTGCCTCCGGCGGCGGCGGTCCCGGCGGCCTAGGTGGCGCCAACGGCCTGGGCATTGGCGGTGCCGGCGGTGGTCCACCCTACGGTTCAACGGGCGGCAGCGGTGTCCCCGGATCCGGACCTAATGGCTCATGCACCCCGGGCGGTGTGGGCGGCGCCAATGGCAGTTCGTCGGCAATGTCCTCGGTATCCGCCTGCGGTCGATATTGTG AAGTTTCCACATTGGCAGAACTGGCTGCCCGATGTGTGGCCTCGTACATACCGTTCGAGCTGGTGGAGCATGTGTATCCACCGGTGCCggagcagctgcagctgcgcaTCGCCTTCTGGAGCTTCCCGGACAACGAGGAGGACATACGGCTGTACTCCTGCCTGGCCAACAGCTCGGCGGATGAGTTCAATCGCGGCGACCAGCTGTTCAGGATGCGGGCCGTCAAGGATCCATTGCAGATAG GCTTTCATCTTTCGGCCAGCGTGGTCAACCAGACGCCGAGGGTCTACTTCAACGTGGCCGTCACCTTCGATCGGCGACGCATCTCCTCCTGCAACTGCACCTGCACCTCCTCCGCCTACTGGTGCTCCCACGTGGTGGCCGTCTGTCTGCATCGCATCCATTGC CCCCAGGAAGTGTGCCTGCGGGCTCCCGTCTCAGAGTCCCTGACGCGCCTCCAACGCGACCAGTTGCAGAAGTTCGCCCAATATCTCATCAGCGAGCTGCCCCAACAGATTCTGCCCACGGCCCAGCGCCTCCTGGACGAGCTCCTTAGCGCCCAGCCGACGGCCATCAATACGGTGTGCGGTGCTCCAGATCCCACTGCTGGGGCCTCGATCAACGACCAGACCAGCTGGTATCTGGACGAGAAGACGCTGCACAACAACATCAAGCGGATCCTCATCAAGTTCTGCTTGCCGGCGCCGATAGTCTTCAG CGATGTCAACTATCTGACGAACTCGGCTCCTCCGGCGGCGGCGGAGTGGAGCTCCCTGCTGCGGCCACTGCGAGGTCGCGAACCGGAGGGCATGTGGAATCTGCTGTCGATTGTACGGGAAATGTACAGGCGGTGCGACCGGAATGCTGTCCGGCTGCTGGAGATCATAACGGAGGAGTGCATGTCCTGCGACCAGATACTGACCTGGTGGTTCCAGACCAAGCTGACCCTCATGATGGGCTCCCACGGCCACTCCGGCGGCAAGCACTCGAACACCCACTCCAACTCCACGGCCCTGCAGCACGCATGCAGTTCGCTGTGCGACGAGATCGTGGCCCTGTGGCGACTGGCCGCCCTCAATCCCGGACTGGCGCCGGACGAAAGGGACATGCTGCACGCCCAGTTCACCGCCTGGCATCTGAAGATCCTCGACCGGGTGGTCAAGAGCCGGATGATGCCGCCCTCGTACACCAACAAGCACCAGCAGAACTCTCGCTCCGAAACGGAACTCTTCATTGGATTTAAGCCGGCCATTGAGGCGTGCTATCTGGACTGGGAGGACTACCCCATACCGGGAGTGACGCACACCCACGACACCAATCCCATTTACTACTCGCCGTTCACCTGCTTCAAGCACACGGATCTCAACAATCCCGGCCAGCTGAACGCCACCCAGGCGCTCATGAAGAACAACAAGCACTACAACTACTTCAGCTCCTCCAGCGACCATGGCCTCCTTGCCGGCGCCTTCAACCAGCGCATGGAGCGACCGTTCCTGGTGTCGCGCTACCTTCTCGGTGGCGGGGACATGGACCCGATGGGCCCCCTGCCCGCCGGCGCCAACGGCGGCGCCGCTTCCATGGGCAGGCAGTTCTCGGTGGCCGTGCTCGGGGCTGGTGGTCAGCAGATGGGCGGCAGCGGTGTGGCTGTgggcggtggcggcggaggAGCCGCATCCGGAGACATGAATCCCTcccagaagcagcaacagcagaagGGGCCCGGCGGCAGCTCCGTGGGCCATTCCAAGGGAGTGGGAGCAGGGGTGGCCGCGCCCGGCGACGGCAACAGGTCGAGCGCCAGCAGCGAGGGCTTCTGCGAGAACGACGACTTCGGCGGCGacaccagcagcagccacaacTACTGCCTGCCCGGCCAGCCCAATGTGCCCGGCCAGAAGTCGGCCCTCACCGAGTCCGACTCGCAGAGCAGTTTCGACGCCGTCTCCCAGCAGAGCAAGGACGACCCGCCCGTGGGCGGCCAGGAGCAGGCCGGCTGCTCCACCTCCGACACCTCGTCGGCCTCGTCCGCCTCCCTGTCGGCCTCGACGGCATCGGGCAGCTCCAACAGCTCCACCTCCTCCATGCTGATGGCCGGCCAGGAGGCGGTAGGCGGAGTGTCGGGCGGCCAACAGGCGCCGCGTCGACTCAGCAAGGACGAATCCTTCAGCAGTAGCAGCGATGAGTTCAACCAGGCAGCCAGTGGAGTGGGCAGATCCGGGCCAGGTGGAGCAGGAGCGGGAGCAGGCGTCGGTGGAGTCGGAGCAGAAGCGGGCGGAGCAAGTTCCCCCTCAGGCCCAGCAGAGGGAGGCTCTGGCTCCACAGCTGGCGGAGATCTGACGCCCGTGCCGAGCACCTCGGCGGCAGCCAGAGCCGCTTTGGCCGCCAGTTCGGGTGCCACCACGGCACCGACGCCCCACGCCGCTGAGGGCTTGGCCGGATTGGGAGCAGTCGTGGATCAGCCCAGCACTTCGTCCGTGGCCGCCCAGAGAGCGGCGGCTCACCAGAATGCCGTGGCCTCGAACAAGCCGCACGTCTTCTCCAACGTGCGTCCCACGGAGGACGCCTGGGACATACTCCTGGCCCGCGCCGAGGGTCTGCACGCCCACGGACACGGGCGGGAGGCCTGCATCCTAGCCGTTCGCCTGGCGGAGCAGATGCTGGCCAATCCGCCCAACCTGCTGCTGGAACTGCCGCCGGCACCGAAGCGCAAGGGCAAGAAGCAGAACGTGAATCCCATCTCGCACCAGCTGACAGTGGTGGCCTCCGCCACGCTGAGCAAGTGCGCCTTCCTGTGCACGGTGCTGTCGGAGAACTCGGAGCACTATCACATCGGCTTCCGGATATGCCTGTTCGCGCTGGAGATGCCGCGTCCGCCGGCCAGCACCAAGCCGCTGGAGGTGAAGCTGGCCAACCAGGAGGCGGACATACTGGCGCTGCTCAAGCGCCTCCCGCTCGGCTCGGCGGAGCTGCAGGTGATCCGCGAGAGGGCGGAACAGTTGCGCAGCGGAACCTTCAAGACACGCGGCGAGGCCCTGCTGCCCATCAACCTGGCCACGTTCATATTCGACGCCCTGGTCACCTTCAGCTCGGCCGGCGGTTCCTCCAACGTCAACCTGGGAGCCGGTGGATCCGGAGCGGCATCTAGCGGAGCCGGCAAGTCTGGCCTGGTCGCGTCCGGAGCTCGGTTGCTGATGTACAAGCAGCACAACGACGAGAATCTCGGCTTCGATGCCGCAGTGGCTGCTCTGGGCCTGAAGGCGAACGTCTCCGAGGCGGAGCATCCGCTGCTCTGCGAGGGAACGCGGCGGCAGCGCGGCGATCTCGCCCTGACGCTGCTTTACCACTACAAGGACGAGCCGCGGAAGATAGCCAAGATCATGGAGAAGCTGCTGGACAGGGACATACACACGCTGCTGAAGGCGCCGCTCCTGCCGGCCTACTACTCCAGCAATCCGCCGGTGCGGACGCCCAGCAACCAGCCGATGCGGCGCGAGGATCACGAGTACGGCGGCGGAGGATGTGCCTCGTCCGGGTGCAACCCGATGGCCAATCTGTGCGAGCTCCTGCCCACGGACTACGGCAGCGTCGGCGGCAACAGTCGGCCGCACAGCTCCACCAGCGCCGAGCTGGAGCTGAGCATGTGCGCCCTGAGCATGGCCAGCAGCCAGTCGGGCATGGTGCCGACGGCTGGCACGGCAGGTGGCGGGACGACGACCGCCAGCTCTGCCAGCACAAGCGGCAATTCGAGTGGCACGGCCGGCGGAAACGGCAGCAACGGTGGCGGAGGAGCTGGCGGCGGCGCTGGCGGAAACGGTGGCGGCGGCAATGGTGGTGCCGGCGGAACTGGCGGCGgaagcaccagcagcagccgcagcaagGAGAGCCGCTACAAGGGCAAGCGGGCGTATCCCTCGATACCCAACCAGCCGTCGGAGGCCAGCGCCCACTTCATGTTCGAGCTGGCCAAGAATGTGCTGACCAAGGCGGGCGGCAACAGCTCCACCTCGCTCTTCACCCAGGCCAGCACCAACCAGAACCACCATGGACCCCACCGCGCCCTCCACATGTGCGCCTTCCAGCTGGGACTGTACGCCCTCGGCCTCCACAACTGCGTCAGTCCGAACTGGCTGTCCCGGACGTACTCCTCGCACGTCTCTTGGATCCTCGGCCAGGCCATGGAGATTGGAGCGCCGGCCATCAGTTTCCTGATCGACACCTGGGAGGCGCATCTGACGCCGCCGGAAGCGGCCGGCATGGCGGATCGGGCCTCGCGTGGCTGGGACAACAACATGGTGTATCCGGCGGCAGAGCTGGCGCTCTCGGTGCTGCCACATGCGGCCGCCTTAAATCCCAACGAGATCCAGCGCGCCATACTGCAGTGCAAGGAGCAGAGCGATCTGATGCTGGAGCGCGCCTGCCTCACCGTGGAAACGGCCGCCAAGGGAGGCGGCGTCTATCCGGAGGTGCTGTTCCAGGTGGCGCGCTACTGGTACGAGCTCCACATGCGCAACACCCCCAACAACAGCGACCACGAGCCCCACGACGACGGCCTGGACCACTCGGCCGTCAGTCTGAGTGCGCTGATCGagtcgcagcagcagcacgaGCTGCAGCAACAGGttgtgcagcagcagcagcaacagcagcagcagcaacaacagcagcagcaggtggtgcagcagcagcaacagcagcagcagcaggtggtgcagcaacagcagcaaatGGGTCTGGGCAATCCGGTGGGAGTGCCCGGTGGCGGGGGCGTCGGAGGAGGTCCGCCAGTGGCAGTGCCCCCCTCGGTGGGCAATCCCCAGGCCCAGTTCCAGCTGGCGCCCATCGGACTGGCCCCGTATCCGCCCTACAGCTTCTGCCAGGGCCTGTACGCCCATCATGCGCACAATCTCAGCTATCCGCCCGGCCAGATGCAGATGTACATCTCGGCGGGCCCGCCGCCACCCTCCCAGGCCTACGCCGGCTACCAGCAGGCACCCCCGCCGCAGCAACAGCCACCGAATccccagcaacagcagcaggtgCAGCAagtccagcagcagcaacagcagcaggttCAGGTCcaggtgcagcagcagcaacagcaggtTGTCCAGCAGCAGGTTCCGATGGCCGGACAGGCGCCACCGGGGCATCCGGGTCAGCCGCCCGCCGGCTTCCAGCCGCAACCGCCGCCACCAGGTCCCTTCCAG GCACTGCCGCCCCAGGCCTATCAGGCACTACAGGCCGGTCCTCCGGGGCCGCCGATGGGTCCGCCCGGCTACTACGgtccgccgccgccaccaccgccCAATGGTCCGCCCGTAGGCGTGGGCGTTGGAGTCGGCGTGGGAGTGATGCCCATGCGCCAGCACCAcaatcagcatcagcatcccGTCTACTCGTTCATGCAACAGGCCCCGCCCCCaccgccgcagcagcagcagcaggcgccGCCCTCCCAGCCGCCGGTGCGACAGCGACAGCCGCATCAGTTCAC GCAAACCCAGCTGCGCTATCTGCTGGCCGCCTACAACGTGGGCATGCTGGCCATGGAGACCCTGGCCCGGAGAGTGCACGACGATCGGCCGCAGGCCAAGTACGCCCGGAACCCGCCGTACGGCGAGGATGTCAAATGGCTGCTCAGGATCAGCAAGAAGCTCGGAACGCAGTACCTCCACCAGTTCTGCATCTGTGCCGTCAACTCGATCGTCAGCCCGTTCGTCCTGCACGACGTGGCCATCGAATCGGCCCACTACCTGGGCAGGAACAACCACCAGCTGGTGATGCAGCACCTGCGATCGGCCCTGACGCCGCTCGTCCAGAAGTGCCAGCAAAT GTACATCCAGTGCATCCACCAGAAGCTGTACCACCTGACGCAGGGTGACTACGAGGAGTTCGCCAGCATTGTGGTGGCCGCTCGTGCCGCCTTCCAGATCACACCCGAGGGCAGTGCCCAGTTCAAGGACTGGCTGCAGTCCATCAAGCG TTCCAAGTCGTGCAAAAAGGAACTGTGGACGCAGATCAATGCGGCGCTACAGAGCAACTCCAAATGA